The Thunnus albacares chromosome 13, fThuAlb1.1, whole genome shotgun sequence genome segment CCCCAGGCTTCCTTGTTTCGATTTCCCTGGCATGGGGCCCCTAATGCTCCTCAGCAGGCTCTCAGTGTTGGCCCccagctgctgctcttcagATGTTGGCAGACACACCTCCAGGAGAATCTGGACAGCTGCGCTATCCTGGGGTTAAACAGAAACATGCGGTTACCACAGCTAGGTGTGAAAAGTCATCTCTCACAAATTTCCAGAGTAATTTCATGTCATATTATTTCTCCATTCATGCTTCACTGAACCCCCAtgacatggaaataaaaataagtgtATTCCCTGTGAAAGTGTCAGTTAGTGGCTAAAATACCTGCGCAGCTAGGAGGGCGTTCTTCAGCTCCTCCCTGGTGACCTCAGGTGTATCTGGCTGTCCAGGCACACCCAGGTTTGAGACTGTCTGGCTCTGCCGATCAAAGTCACCCGTCTCCTTCAAGTGGCAGTGTAAGTAGGCTTTTGAGGCCAGCAGGTACCCATTTAGCATGTGAAGGACAATGTCCATCAAAGGAGGACACctggaggaaacaaaaaaacaaaaacatacgtcACACCtgtagtttgtttgctttggtaTGAGTTGCAGGTTAATTTGGGGTGATCTTGATGCACAAAAATCAGCAACAGATAAAATCCACACAACTTCAGTGCTGGATAAAGGAATCAACAACAATATGATAGATACCAGCGCAGTAGAATCAGAGCTACGTTAAGCTTCATTAATGTTGGAGACCAGATTTTGACAGGAATTATTTTTGCCTGCCATAACAAACCAAATTTAAAGAGTAAATGCTCTACAGATTCAATAACTATACTTGGTGTGAccaccttaaaaaaaaattacaaaaactgTTACTGAATatatgtttaaattaaaaaaaactgccttttaAATATTTGCCTAAGATAAAAATCTGGAAATATACCAATATACAACCAGTTATTTGGTAATAGAAAACTTAAATTccacattttaaagatttttttctttacacaatacttatttttttattacttaatTTTACACAGTATGCACACAGCCTTTTCTTCTGTTGTATTCTACCCCAGACAATCTGcacttttcctttttattctcTTGAATCCAAATTATACAGTTTAACATCAATTTTATCATCTGCACAGACTGTCCACATGCAGCTAAAAACATATGATGAGGACAGTACCTGCTGACAATACAACAAACTTCACACAGCATCAACAgaactgtgtgtctgtatccaGCCCTTTAGAATATAACAGTCCTGTAATAGTTACCTGTACACCCTCTGATCACAACGCAGCACAATGAGAGGATCCACCATCAGGTCGTTCTGAGTGTACTTCTGCTGTCTGAGCAGCTTAGCTGAAGGTTGGAGAGCATTTACTGTCATCACCCACAACCTGCAACACAAATACATGACTTTCAACTGTCGTTCATATCACACTTTTGGAGCTTAAagaatttcatttcaaaatgaattttattttgagACATTGTTGAGTCCAACATTTGAAAAGACTGATAGCACATGAAAAGACAGTTTTTTAAAGGATAACTAACATCTCTGGTTAATAAAAATATCATGCTAATCCAGATAAACTactaatgatgaaaaaaaaactgtcaacaaTTTGAGCGTTTGAGTATTTTTCCtccaaaattaaataaatcaattttgGAGGAAAAATACTCAAATGCTACTGACATATGATATGAAATACTTCAGCAGGTGTTTTGATTTCAATAACTCAGTCACTCACAAATTACCCAGTGGCAGCATTTCACCCTCTATCTCTCTTATCAGACCGATGCTAAACTATAAACAGTGAGGTACTCTTGGAGTTTCAAGAGTAACTGCCTTCCTGCAGCTTGTGCACTGGCATCAATCAGAGGATCTGTGTGAAATCTGACACTGCTGCCCTCTTCCTAGATTCACAAGAGCCTCTCATCTAGCCCTCTGCAACATTCAGTACTACGAGAGGGAGTGAGGAAGAGTCGAGGGAGGGGGCAACAATCCCTTACATTTCCCTCATGGAGAGAGTCTCCCTCAGTTTTCCCGCCCTGAGCTCTTCTTGTAACAGACCCCTTTTGGATCGATAGGATGTCTGCTCAGAGCTTTGGTAACTGTGCTCCTGTTGGCTCAGGGGCAGAGTGAGGGTCACCCTCTTCTGTCTAGAGAGTTCACACAGGGCTGACAGAGTTGCCTGGCTCAATACCTCTGATCTATTCACACAATAATCACTGAGCAAGAAACCTGGGGTTAAGGGCAACAACTCTTGTTCCACAGGTCTTTGTTTAATCCATTTACTGAGTCTCACAGCAACTTTACACAGCCTTGGGAGAGATGACACCAAGTCAAGTTCTACTATACTACTTCTACtgaaaagacataaaattaTGAGGTTAGACAGCAGCCAAAAAGGGAATATCACTTAATCTGCAGATtcatattgatatttttcttattaagtTGAACTAAAGATCCCAAAATCTAATTAGATACTTATGTGGTTCTTATTTGGACTCTTTATTGATTCTGAGTCCCAATACCCAAGTGATGCCATTAAATGAAGGAATACTAATAACACTCTAAGGCAGAAAATATACCATATCCACAAGGAACATCAATtatattgtacaaaaaaaatgtaaacaaactgaatgTTCCAATTAACATCATGTATTATTCCCAAGTGGAATTTAGTGGTATTTTCACAGTAGTATTTTCTCTTCTATGTCCACACCATCTAATCGTGTCCAGAGCATGTACCTGCGGGGCATCACAGTGTTGAGGCCCATCCAGAGCTTGTTGAGGGTCTGCAGTATACGGCGAGGCACAGCAGGCTCCAGCAGCAGAGCCGTGCTGGCTGTGAGGGCCTCCGCGTAGGGGATCAGATCTCCAGGTGAAAGCAGCGTCAAGTGCTCGAGGATCCGCATCAGCCTGGGACTGCTGGATGGTAACTTCTGGAAGGCTGAGGGGGAAACGAACAGTTGAATTCCCTTAACTGATTTGATCTAAATGCATACACTGACCCCTGCTTACTTCCTACCACCACCAAGCCCAGGGCGGCAGAGGAACTATacaatatttctatttcttacCATACATGTCTTTTTCTAATTAAGTATATCATTCTCATTCTTGTCACCATTATCCCGAAGATGGTCACAATGCAGTAGGATCGTAAAAACACATTCCTAGATGTATTACCACAGCACAATTGCACCAGGTTgcataaatactgtacataaaaatagaaatttaatgtaaatgtatccTGTACATTAACCTGCATGATGGTGTGTGAAACCGATTATGTGTTACACTTGCAGCTGGTCAAGGATCTCTATCAAAGAAGAGCCAATTACAGCATAATCCTCTAAACCCTGAAGAATTAACCAATGAGATAAGATTTCAGTTGGATAAACGCTTTCACTTGTAAATGCCATATTGTCTTCCtcttttaaatctaaattaCTTCAGTGTACACTTTAATCGTATCTTATGAACTCAAGTAATGCCAtttttgtttctattattttaatgtgtgGCCCTGATTGTTAATTGTTTAACAGAAAGGCATGGGAGCTCTAAATGAAGAACTATTAGCCTGCTCTAACCCCATTTCTTTCACCTTCCTTATCCCCGCCCCCCTCACCTTGGTGGAGCTGGCTCTGAGTGTATCTGCAGGTGTTGCTGGGGAGCATCATCTTCCTCAGCAGGGGCAGGGTACCGGTCACTTCCTCCTCACACACCCAGTCCTCCACTAGACATAGGTGGGGGTAGTTGGTGGCCAGCAGCCTCAACAGGGCAGAGTGCAGACCTAGGaacagggaaagagagaggcaggTTATTTGTCAGTTCATTACCCCCAAGAGGTATAACTGATCACCTGGGCTCTTTATCACagcccagaaaaaaaagagtatgtAGTaggttgaaaatgaaacaaatagaGTAGGGataattacagtaaagtgatatGTACTCTTCAGTTACAACTATGATCTTGGCTTGTGacttacatataaaacatattagGAAAAAAATGGATATAGAGTTGTAATGTCTCACCTCCAAGCTCCTGTTGCAGTCCCTGGGCCTGGGTAACCAGGTACTTAATGGGGATTTGGTCCATCAGGGCTGCTGAGTAGGACTTTGGCTTCTTCTGCatcaaagctttaaaaaaaaaagggaaaataggGTCAGTGAAGTAAAGAAACTAAGACAGAAAATATAGGGTATGAAAACATAAAGCAAGAAAAGGACAAGAGGGAGCATAAGTGTTGTATTTGGCTGTGTAAGGACGCAAGAGCCTTTGTGCCGATGCGTTCGAGGAGCGGAGGTGATTTTTCATTGATGTGGGTTCATTACCACTGCTGATGGGCTTCATTACTCCTTCCTTGAAGGCTGTGGGAGCACTTGGGTAAACACAGCAATTAAAGAGATGGGCATAAACTCTCACATAAATCTGGCCTAATGAAGGGCAAGAGGAGAGCTCGTCATGGGAGAGAATAAACACTGACTAGGCTAACTGCAAATGCTCAATCTAACCTACAGCTGTCCTAGTTAGCTAAGCTACCACAGCCATTGTACTTGGCTCTTTGTCAGCCCTCCATTTATTCTCTATGAAGCAGCCAACTTTCAGCACccagagagaaaaggatgaatGACTGCACGTCCAGAGTGAGAGCGTCTCCTACAACTTAACAGAAGACAAAAGCTGCCTTTCTCCTCTCACTGCCTGACAAATACCCTCCATCTCAAATACAACGCCTCCTTCAGTGGAGGAGATGACAATGGATGCTCTTTAGAAAGGCAGAGAAGGGGAAAATAAGAAACAGAAAGGAAGTGAGCCAACAGCACAGAAGAGAACCAGGCACAGTGCAGTGTTGTATTAGACACAGTTATTGTCTTATTGTACATACCCAGTTGTTTGGTGCTAGCCAACAGGTTCTCCTCATAAGACAGGATGTAGTAGAGGATAAGGAGTTGGGTGGTGATGGAGTAGCGCTGTCGTCCTCCTCGACTAACCTCCCCTTGCtaaaaaatagagaaagagagaagcaaaaacaaagctaCAGGTCAGGGATAAGCAGCACAACAGCGCTCCACATCATCAATGAATGTTGGTATGGACACTTTCAAAAGGTTCATCTGTAATATAATTTTGTTCAATACTTGAGGTAATAAccattacaaaaacacaatttactcttctctttttaaaagtatcttattacattatgtaactttttaaatttaaaaaaaaaaaaaataatattctaTATAATTTGATTTTGGTGCTAATAATGCTGCAACCTATTACTCAGAGTTTTTTGCaatgtgtttaaatataatCCATAACTCCTGAATCCTGATAGCAGCAAAGGGGTATTTATTTACAGATCAGAAGCAACTGGAGGGATGAGGATGAAGAATATAAAGTATAATGTGCAGCAGTACAATAGAGTTACTAGAATCCAACAATAATTACTGCTATAACAATTATAAAATATAGTAAATTCAGGTTGGCAGAGAAACTGTTGTGATATTAAAGGCAACAGTCTGTAAAGTGTCCTTTGTGACACTTGTCATTCTCGCAACTAAAGAGGAGAACTTTGCCTTCAAATACCCACACATACTGttagatataaataaaatgaggaAAACTGAACCACACATGCAATGTACATTGCCATTAACTGTTAAAGGTACAGTTGCTGTGAAGCCCTAAGACTGACTTACCCCAGCAGAGGCCTGGAAGACATTGAGGATCTCCTGCTCAGTGATAGGCTGGTTGGTGGCCTCTGGGTTGGCCTTGGATGCTGGTGTGAGGATTGAGTTGATATAGGCGTCAATTAGGGGAATCAGTTGGGTGTGGATGGGGGTGGTTGTCTCACAGAGCTGGCGATAGATCCAATCCTGGAGGATAAACACAAGGACAGCACCGCAGGacaaaattaatgttttaaacaGACATAACACTTAGCAGTTTGCCATCTAGTCATTATTATGAGTCATCTAGTGCACAGCTCCTACCTTGATGGACACTTTGTGCTTGGTGAAGGCTCGGCTCCGAAGCAGCTGGTAGATGCAGTGAATGGGGAGGAATCCTGTGATGTTGGCACTTAAGTTGTTGGTCACTGCAACCCTCACCGCATGGGCTGTAACCACCTACACAGCAGATATAATAAACAAGTTATCAATAAAGCAGCGACTGAAAATTGACAAAGAACACCAACAGAACAGTACGGTTTCACATCACTCACTATTATAGTGAGAAAAACATGACTTACAGCATCATACATAAAGTACATACACAGATATATACTGTGAGACTATTTTGCTAGTGGAGGCAATTCATTGAGCAGGACCACGTTATGGATTTTTGGATTTACAGGATTTTTTTCAATATGATGAAGTTTCTTGATTTTCCACATAATTCACTGAACTGGAGTCGCAAAAAACATACATTCCCATCATGTTAACGGTTTGAACTGAATTTCGATATATCATAACATATAGATATAAGATTACGTATACTGTCATtgaataacacacacagatgtaatGCAGACATCTACAAGTAAGAAACATGATATGTAGACAGGATAAACTGCTGTCCACCATCGCAGTTTGTCATATCACTCTGAAATGGACtcaagaaatattttaaaaatacataatttatattttataaaatataaaaattataaatgtaCATACTTCCATCTAAGCAAACACcatattattaaattaatctacCATTAATTTATAAAGGGTGTTCATTTGATGGCATGATGTAGCATGTAATTATGATCACAGTTTAAtcagtagtaataataataataatgagtaaTTATGTTTATTAAACATGATAATTCCCCAAAAAAATACTGCATAGTGttaaaatattgtactttcagagggacattttatttaattttgataACTTGTTATCAAACACACTGCTACATTTCTGATTTTACAGTAGCTATTGATAGGGAAAATAAATTAAGTGTtgataaaaattaaaatcatgGAACACTATTAGCTTGAAGCTAGTTCATCACTGCAGGTATAACGTATGTACCTGTTCTGTGAAGATCTCCTGTGTGAAGATAGTCTTCATCTTGCTTAAAGAGCTGGGTTTGATGGCAATCTGTAGAAAGTTGaacattgacaaaaaaaatcccaaaaaagATAAAGAACATCAACAGTGGTGGGTTTACTGTGAGTGAAAACAACCTGCAGGCAACAGTACTGGCATTTTGTAATTCCCTCCTTTCATATTTCATAAGAAAAATTCTACATGGCAGGCACAGCACTGAATTGATAGGATTGCCCTAGAGGTGGAAACAAACAGGCTCTAAATCCAATTACATTACACATCTTAGTGGAAAATACACTGAGACAGGAAAACTACTTAGCACACAGGCAGGAAACAATAGTGCACTTAATAAgtaataaaacagcaaattggCCACAGGGTATAGAGTGTCTTGGTGGATATGTGTATGCTGCAAGTGTTTCATCAGTGATATAGTCTTTACATGCGCCACTGCTGCAGCGGAGGAGTTGGGCCAGTGGCTGGTCAGCCAGACTGATGTATTGATcactgcctccctccctcccacctaCAAACCTTACCTTCATCCCCAAAGTAGAGCACACCAACTCAATAATGGAGCTGAGCTGGTTGCTATGGAAGTACATGGCAACCAGTAATAGCATCTCTCCAAAAGAAGCAGATACGCCTGCAGCACTGTAAGGAGGAggacacacatatgcatgcgAGGCAAGTGAGAAAAGACACTTAGACTTGTTGTTAATCCTGCATCTTACAGGACAGAATTTTAATCAACTGATTATGCTAGTTGCatcaacccacacacacacacacacacacacacatttctatcaGACTGTATCCCTTTAGTCCCCCCTTAAGTCACTTAAGACTCTGTGATGATTTATGCTTTATGGACTAgagtcataaacacacacacaaacacacacacaaacactactgCAGTTATAATTTGTTAACACAGGCCATATTAAAgctattttaaaatacaaacaaaccaaaGCTTCATCTGAGTTTGCGGAGTTTATCACTGCCTATTTCCCACGAAGAGTAAACATTTACAGAGGAAATATCAAATGCCTCCAAAGATTGGACATAAACAAAGCTAACACTCATTAAAGTGTGAATTCAGATGTGGGATTTACCACATTTAACCTCACTATGATGTCCAATAACCACAGCAATAAATCATGAGGCATGACAGCTTCCTGACTTAGCTAATAAATCCCATATGCATTCCATATTCTACtgctccttgtttttttttttgtgtgagtaTTATTGTTTCTGTCCTTCTCTTTCATTTGTCATAAAGTCTCCATAAACTCTGTGGTTCACACGCTCCTCTAAAGAGGGAGACCGAGACCATATAAGTGTACGGTTAGTGCAACAATAAAGAAGACAGTTATAGTAGTCAGATGGAGTACACTATCAAACATTTGCTGAGGAAAATACCACAAAGCCTTGAATGAGAAATAATAATTTGACATAATAAGAGTAGACAAACAATTAATATTGAAATACAATAGAAAGGAGGAACCTTGTCAAAATGAGCATGGCTGTCAGAATTACAGTGTGCACTTaatatattcataaaatatgaataatgcTTTTTCATATTGGCTAATGTTACTGATTATATAAAAGCAGCCATATCCAACATATCAGCATACATGTTTTCACTGACCGTTTTAGAGGTTTACAGTATTATTCAGTGATATATTATGGGTGCTgtttaaggattttaaaacaGCTTCTCAAGCTGGTATAATGTTTAGACTGGCAATATCATTAAGAACAGTGCAAAACTGTTTGCTATATTGCAAACTGCATGCTGAACACAGACATATCTTCCAGTAATTGTAGCAGAGGTAATGCTTTTTGTACATACAAATTAATTCATGTGTACCATGGGTGACCTCTATAACCTCTGTGTTATTACCTAAAACAATTATATGGTTTCATCAGGACTAATGATTCAATTAGAAATGAATggtatgtatgaaatgaatattgcaatattcatattttattatattactaaAGTAAGTCCTAAAGATCTCATGTTGTGACAGATTTTGATCAAATTTAATTTACTGTTCACTTAGAGATGACAATTTTGAAGCATTGTATCTCTTTAAAATAATGCCTGTTGTCATTGGTATTAACATGTAGAACTTCTTACCTCTCGAAGTATTCCTCCTCTTTGATCATCCAGCTGAGCCACATGACCATCAGCTGCTCCTGCTCTGGCGTGCTGGACACAGAGCATAACGTTCACACCCCATATAACAAAGGACAATATTAAATGCCAAAAGACTGCAGACAAGTCTTTTTTCAGGCAAGACAACATGTTAGGTGAGTAGAGTTTATGAAACCAACCTATTTGTGTTTGGTGAATAAAACAAagacttctaaaaaaaaaaaataggagcCAGTAAGAGTAGCTTTATGTACCTGACCAGAGTAGGGAAGGCCAGCAGCTTGCAGAAAGACAGGGAGACAAAGCGAACACCAGCAGGAGTGGCCGGAGGCCGACTTgtcatcagctgcagcagctgctcgGCCTCTTCATCAGTAGGTCTGGAGCAGGATCACAAAAAGTATATTCTctttaagacataaaaactaGACTAAAGTAAGCATTCAGAAACAGGCAAAACACTTACTTTAAAATCCCAAAATcaaactctaaaaacaaataaatttaaattcaaaatcaTGATCAGAAAAGTATCAAACTCATGATCAAAAGtatcacaaaagacaaaaagtagaCACAAAGACTACTGCATCCTCTTTTACCTACCTGAGACCTGCGATGCCCATTAGGGCACAGTACAGTCGAAGCAGAGCGCTGGCCTTCACCACATGCTCCTCTCTGAGGCCAGAGTACCCTGAGCCGCCCTCTTCCATGTCACCGTCGTTGGGCACGTGGGTGCTGCGTGAGCGTGGCAGGATGGCGACCAGCTCCAGAAGCAGCTGTCTGCGCATCTGCCACAGTACCGagctgctttctctctttctctgccagtgcaaagaaaaagcaaaggaCAGGCATGAGTCAACGGCTGAGCTTCCATCCAAATGTTCATATTGAGGCTACAACAAGCCAGTGTTTTTTGcgttttttatttgataaatgatTTAACACTTAATTGTCATCAATTCATTTTCcctcaatcaattaattgaacAATCATCGCAGCACCAGCTTCAGTGCAAGAGTAGGGAAACCAAAATatgtacagaaaatataaatacatttgccCAAAGCCTTTTCCACACAGCTGAGGGAGAGCTTTATTGTCtataaaaaagataataacattgaaaaaaaaggcaacataaacatttgatgacatctACAGTGAAAGGCTGATTGTAAAAAGTATCTGCCCTTGATAACATGCCAGAAATGCCAGCAGATGGAAATACACATGATTCCACTTATAACTTAAGTGGTATTTCAAACATTAGCTTCAATTTGGGACAATCTTAATTCAAGAGCTGACAGATAGGAAAGAGAGCAAAGAAAGGGGGGTGATGTGATACAAAGGTCGCATGCAATATTTGAAGTTGGATGTTGAGGACAAATTCAACCATCTGAGTGTCCCAAAAGGACACTATAGATAATGACAGACACTGTGTATGAGAGGGTTaaagtgtgtgagagaatgCGTCCATAGTTGTTGCTCAGGATAATGACTACATTACATGCACATTAGAAACCCAGGCTCAACCCTGAGTAAGATGATGCTACTATGACTACAGACACAGAACATCTTAACTTGTTATTCTCAATAT includes the following:
- the ints2 gene encoding integrator complex subunit 2, with the translated sequence MADSTGLQFVSSYAFEAMQKVDVVRLAALSDPELRLLLPCLVRMALCAPADQSQSWAQDKKLILRLLSGVEAVNSIVALLSVDFHALEQDARKEQQLRHKAGGSNGESILVSQLQHGLTLEFEHSDPLRRLRLALSELLAIMNKVADSNGEFFLKSSELFESPVYLEEVADVLCILQAELPSLLPIVDVAEALLHVRNGDWFLCLLVANVPDSFNEVCRGLIKNGERQDEESVGGRRRTEALRQLCQMNPSQALNIRAMVVEECHLPGLGVALTLDYKPDTADEAVSPLVSYVSGLLLGTNSKVRTWFSMFIRNGQQRKRESSSVLWQMRRQLLLELVAILPRSRSTHVPNDGDMEEGGSGYSGLREEHVVKASALLRLYCALMGIAGLRPTDEEAEQLLQLMTSRPPATPAGVRFVSLSFCKLLAFPTLVSTPEQEQLMVMWLSWMIKEEEYFESAAGVSASFGEMLLLVAMYFHSNQLSSIIELVCSTLGMKIAIKPSSLSKMKTIFTQEIFTEQVVTAHAVRVAVTNNLSANITGFLPIHCIYQLLRSRAFTKHKVSIKDWIYRQLCETTTPIHTQLIPLIDAYINSILTPASKANPEATNQPITEQEILNVFQASAGQGEVSRGGRQRYSITTQLLILYYILSYEENLLASTKQLALMQKKPKSYSAALMDQIPIKYLVTQAQGLQQELGGLHSALLRLLATNYPHLCLVEDWVCEEEVTGTLPLLRKMMLPSNTCRYTQSQLHQAFQKLPSSSPRLMRILEHLTLLSPGDLIPYAEALTASTALLLEPAVPRRILQTLNKLWMGLNTVMPRRLWVMTVNALQPSAKLLRQQKYTQNDLMVDPLIVLRCDQRVYRCPPLMDIVLHMLNGYLLASKAYLHCHLKETGDFDRQSQTVSNLGVPGQPDTPEVTREELKNALLAAQDSAAVQILLEVCLPTSEEQQLGANTESLLRSIRGPMPGKSKQGSLGPRARGSMKDAETEGGLLSDLREVQCLICCLLHQMFIADPNIAKLVHFQGYPQALLPLTVAGIPSIHICLDFIPELLAQPQLEKQIFAIQLLSYLCTQYALPKSLSVARLAISVMGTLLTVLTRAKRFSFFMPTLPCLVAFCQAFPPLYDDVAALLVQVGQVCASDVATKARDIDPLIARLQYLKEKPQEAVVPGEGSSKLTLPQRTAEELGGADPDVQICYCIEATFMDIISSTLHGL